In Trifolium pratense cultivar HEN17-A07 linkage group LG7, ARS_RC_1.1, whole genome shotgun sequence, a genomic segment contains:
- the LOC123894531 gene encoding protein ZINC INDUCED FACILITATOR-LIKE 1-like, translated as MSEEHIREPLLEKKQYYRDCPGCKVEQSKELNQGLSITNLFIIWAVVLCSTLPASSLFPFLYFMIRDFKIAKDEADISYYAGYVGSSFMLGRTLTSVLWGMVSDRYGRKPVIIFGVFTVVVFNTLFGLSTSFWMAVITRFLLGCLNGAIGPIKAYAVELFREEHQALGLSSVSAAWGTGLIIGPALGGYLAQPAEKYPHIFPKDSFWDKFPYFLPCFIISGVSFVVVIACFWIPETLHNHNSSDEAIDDAEAIENGSTEVDKEKTIQNNENLFMNWPLMSSIIAYCVFSLHDIAYQEVFSLWCVSPPSLGGLNFSTDDVGNVLAISGIALVIYQLTLYQYMAKACGTVRIARITGIFSIPILQSYPFIAMLSGIALYIVISIASILMNIISVTIITGLFLLQNRAVEQHQRGAANGISMTAMSFFKAIGPAAGGTMLTWSQKRLDATFLPGTHMVFFFLNLVEGLGILMMFKPFLGEKKKTQLDQLH; from the exons atgagtGAGGAGCACATAAGAGAGCCATTGTTGGAGAAAAAACAATACTATAGAGATTGTCCTGGTTGTAAGGTGGAACAATCCAAAGAGCTCAATCAAGGGCTATCCATTACTAATCTTTTCATCATATGGGCAGTAGTATTATGTTCAA CACTGCCTGCATCATCACTCTTTCCATTCCTTTATTTCATG ATTAGGGATTTTAAAATCGCAAAAGACGAGGCTGATATTAGTTACTATGCCGGTTATGTAG GATCATCATTCATGCTTGGAAGAACATTGACATCTGTATTATGGGGAATGGTTTCTGATCGCTATGGTCGAAAACCTGTTATAATTTTCGGTGTTTTTACAGT TGTGGTTTTCAACACATTATTTGGCTTAAGTACAAGTTTTTGGATGGCTGTTATCACAAGATTTCTTCTGGGATGTTTAAATGGTGCAATTGGACCAATAAAG GCCTATGCGGTTGAACTTTTTCGAGAAGAACACCAAGCTCTTGGCCTCTCAAGT GTCAGTGCAGCTTGGGGAACAGGTTTAATCATTGGACCAGCATTGGGAGGCTATTTGGCTCAG CCAGCAGAGAAATATCCACATATATTTCCAAAGGATTCCTTCTGGGACAA GTTTCCTTATTTCTTGCCGTGCTTTATAATATCAGGAGTTTCATTTGTAGTAGTTATCGCCTGCTTCTGGATTCCG GAAACACTTCACAATCACAATAGTAGCGATGAGGCTATAGATGATGCTGAAGCCATAGAAAATGGAAGCACCGAGGTTGACAAAGAAAAGACGAtacaaaataatgaaaatctCTTCATGAATTGGCCTTTAATGTCATCTATCATTGCTTATTGTGTCTTCTCACTTCATGATATTGCCTATCAAGAG GTTTTCTCTTTGTGGTGTGTTAGTCCTCCAAGTCTAGGAGGTTTGAACTTCTCAACTGATGATGTTGGTAATGTTCTTGCAATTTCAG GTATAGCACTTGTGATCTACCAACTTACCCTATACCAATATATGGCAAAAGCTTGTGGAACTGTTCGCATTGCCAGAATCACAGGG ATATTTTCAATACCAATTTTGCAAAGTTACCCGTTCATAGCGATGTTGTCCGGCATAGCCTTATATATAGTCATTAGTATTGCTTCCATCCTCATGAATATTATCTCA GTGACGATTATAACAGGTTTATTCCTTCTACAAAACCGAGCAGTG GAACAACACCAAAGAGGGGCAGCTAATGGCATTTCTATGACAGCTATGTCGTTCTTCAAAGCTATTGGCCCTGCTGCAGGTGGTACAAT GCTAACGTGGTCACAAAAGCGTTTGGATGCTACTTTTCTCCCGG GCACCCATATGGTCTTTTTCTTCCTGAATTTAGTCGAAGGACTAGGTATACTAATGATGTTCAAACCATTCCTCGGTGAAAAGAAGAAAACGCAGTTGGATCAGTTACATTGA
- the LOC123894528 gene encoding protein ZINC INDUCED FACILITATOR-LIKE 1-like isoform X1: MSEEHMREPSEEKKYYKDCPGCKVEQSKELNQGLSITNLFIIWAVVLCSTLPASSLFPFLYFMIRDFKIAKAEADISYYAGYVGSSFMVGRTLTSLLWGMISDRYGRKPVIIFSVFAVVVFNTLFGLSTSFWMAVITRFLLGCLNGTIGPIKAYATEIFREEHQALGLSTVSAAWGTGLIIGPALGGYLAQPAEKYPHIFPKGSFLDKFPYFLPCFVISGVSFVVLIACLWIPETLHNHNGCNVDESIDDAVAIENGINEVDKEKTVQKNENLFMNWPLMSSIIVYCVFSLHEIAYQEVFSLWCVSPQSLGGLNFSTNDVGNVLTISGVALVIYQLSLYQYMEKACGPVGLAQIAGIFSIPILQSYPFIAMLSGIALYIVINIASILKNIISVITITSLFLIQNRAVEQHQRGAANGICMTAISLFKAIGPASGGTILTWSQKRLDATFLPGTHMVFFFLNLVEGLGILMMFKPFLGKKKKAQSDQLHRVIIEDNNSSN, translated from the exons ATGAGTGAGGAGCATATGAGAGAGCCATcggaggaaaaaaaatactataaagaTTGTCCTGGTTGTAAGGTGGAACAATCAAAAGAGCTCAATCAAGGGCTATCCATTACTAATCTTTTCATCATATGGGCGGTAGTATTATGTTCAA CACTGCCTGCATCATCACTCTTTCCATTCCTTTATTTCATG ATTAGGGATTTTAAAATTGCAAAAGCTGAAGCTGATATTAGTTACTATGCCGGTTATGTAG GATCATCATTCATGGTTGGAAGAACATTGACATCTCTATTATGGGGAATGATTTCTGATCGCTATGGTCGAAAACCTGTTATAATTTTCAGTGTTTTTGCAGT TGTTGTATTCAACACATTATTTGGCTTAAGTACAAGTTTTTGGATGGCTGTTATCACAAGATTTCTTCTGGGATGTTTAAATGGCACAATTGGACCAATAAAG GCTTATGCTACTGAAATTTTTCGAGAAGAACACCAAGCTCTTGGACTCTCTACT GTTAGTGCAGCTTGGGGAACAGGTTTAATCATTGGACCAGCATTGGGAGGCTATTTGGCTCAA CCAGCAGAGAAATATCCACATATATTTCCAAAGGGTTCCTTCCTGGACAA GTTTCCTTATTTCTTGCCGTGCTTTGTAATATCAGGAGTTTCATTTGTAGTACTTATTGCCTGCTTGTGGATTCCG GAAACACTTCACAATCACAATGGTTGCAATGTTGATGAGTCTATAGATGATGCTGTAGCTATAGAAAATGGAATCAACGAGGTTGATAAAGAAAAGACGgtacaaaaaaatgaaaatctctTCATGAATTGGCCATTAATGTCATCTATCATTGTTTATTGTGTCTTCTCACTTCATGAGATTGCATATCAAGAG GTTTTCTCTTTGTGGTGTGTTAGTCCTCAGAGTCTAGGAGGTTTGAACTTCTCAACTAATGATGTTGGAAATGTTCTTACAATTTCAG GTGTAGCACTTGTGATCTACCAACTGAGCCTATACCAATATATGGAAAAAGCTTGTGGACCTGTTGGCCTTGCCCAAATTGCAGGG ATATTTTCAATACCAATTTTGCAAAGTTACCCGTTCATAGCGATGTTGTCCGGCATAGCCTTATACATAGTCATTAATATTGCTTCCATTCTAAAGAATATTATCTCA GTGATAACTATAACAAGTTTATTTCTTATACAAAACCGAGCAGTG GAACAACACCAAAGAGGAGCAGCTAATGGAATTTGCATGACAGCTATCTCTCTGTTCAAAGCTATTGGCCCTGCTTCTGGTGGTACAAT ATTAACTTGGTCGCAAAAGCGTCTGGATGCTACTTTTCTCCCAG GAACCCACATGGTCTTTTTCTTCCTAAATTTAGTTGAAGGATTAGGTATACTTATGATGTTCAAACCATTCCtgggaaaaaagaagaaagcaCAGTCAGATCAGTTGCACAGGGTCATTATTGAGGACAATAATAGTAGCAATTAA
- the LOC123895968 gene encoding uncharacterized protein LOC123895968 — translation MADHSISRTPSPKPASENIPSKTINHTIHPALTVTNITNFIKITLDIEKSQYNTWSELFKIHAQAYEVLDHIIPPTETNTTSSSPSLKETDPTLWKRLDAIVLQWIYGTISTDLLHTIIERDSTAQQAWNRLFDIFFDNKNSRALYLEQEFSRVNMEQFSDASSYCQHIKSLSDQLYNVGAPVSEERMVLQLVSGLSDAYANVGTQIRHSATLPRK, via the exons ATGGCAGATCACTCGATCTCCCGCACTCCTTCCCCAAAACCAGCATCTGAAAATATTCCTTCTAAAACCATTAATCACACAATTCATCCAGCCCTCACTGTCACCAACATCACAAACTTCATTAAAATCACTCTTGATATCGAGAAAAGTCAATACAACACATGGTCTGAGTTGTTCAAAATTCATGCTCAGGCATACGAGGTTCTTGATCATATAATTCCTCCCACCGAAACAAATACTACCTCCTCTTCACCATCCCTCAAAGAAACTGACCCAACCTTGTGGAAACGTCTTGATGCCATTGTTTTACAATGGATTTATGGTACTATTTCCACCGATCTCCTCCACACCATCATTGAACGTGACTCTACTGCCCAACAAGCTTGGAACCGcctttttgacattttttttgataataagaACTCCCGTGCTCTATATTTAGAGCAAGAATTCTCAAGAGTCAACATGGAACAATTCTCAGATGCTTCTTCCTACTGCCAACATATCAAGTCTCTTTCTGATCAACTCTATAACGTTGGTGCACCTGTTTCCGAAGAACGCATGGTGCTTCAACTTGTCTCCGGCCTTTCGGATGCTTATGCTAATGTTGGCACTCAAATCCGCCACTCAGCGACTCTTCCTC GAAAATAA
- the LOC123894528 gene encoding protein ZINC INDUCED FACILITATOR-LIKE 1-like isoform X3, giving the protein MGGSIMFNTACIITLSIPLFHGSSFMVGRTLTSLLWGMISDRYGRKPVIIFSVFAVVVFNTLFGLSTSFWMAVITRFLLGCLNGTIGPIKAYATEIFREEHQALGLSTVSAAWGTGLIIGPALGGYLAQPAEKYPHIFPKGSFLDKFPYFLPCFVISGVSFVVLIACLWIPETLHNHNGCNVDESIDDAVAIENGINEVDKEKTVQKNENLFMNWPLMSSIIVYCVFSLHEIAYQEVFSLWCVSPQSLGGLNFSTNDVGNVLTISGVALVIYQLSLYQYMEKACGPVGLAQIAGIFSIPILQSYPFIAMLSGIALYIVINIASILKNIISVITITSLFLIQNRAVEQHQRGAANGICMTAISLFKAIGPASGGTILTWSQKRLDATFLPGTHMVFFFLNLVEGLGILMMFKPFLGKKKKAQSDQLHRVIIEDNNSSN; this is encoded by the exons ATGGGCGGTAGTATTATGTTCAA CACTGCCTGCATCATCACTCTTTCCATTCCTTTATTTCATG GATCATCATTCATGGTTGGAAGAACATTGACATCTCTATTATGGGGAATGATTTCTGATCGCTATGGTCGAAAACCTGTTATAATTTTCAGTGTTTTTGCAGT TGTTGTATTCAACACATTATTTGGCTTAAGTACAAGTTTTTGGATGGCTGTTATCACAAGATTTCTTCTGGGATGTTTAAATGGCACAATTGGACCAATAAAG GCTTATGCTACTGAAATTTTTCGAGAAGAACACCAAGCTCTTGGACTCTCTACT GTTAGTGCAGCTTGGGGAACAGGTTTAATCATTGGACCAGCATTGGGAGGCTATTTGGCTCAA CCAGCAGAGAAATATCCACATATATTTCCAAAGGGTTCCTTCCTGGACAA GTTTCCTTATTTCTTGCCGTGCTTTGTAATATCAGGAGTTTCATTTGTAGTACTTATTGCCTGCTTGTGGATTCCG GAAACACTTCACAATCACAATGGTTGCAATGTTGATGAGTCTATAGATGATGCTGTAGCTATAGAAAATGGAATCAACGAGGTTGATAAAGAAAAGACGgtacaaaaaaatgaaaatctctTCATGAATTGGCCATTAATGTCATCTATCATTGTTTATTGTGTCTTCTCACTTCATGAGATTGCATATCAAGAG GTTTTCTCTTTGTGGTGTGTTAGTCCTCAGAGTCTAGGAGGTTTGAACTTCTCAACTAATGATGTTGGAAATGTTCTTACAATTTCAG GTGTAGCACTTGTGATCTACCAACTGAGCCTATACCAATATATGGAAAAAGCTTGTGGACCTGTTGGCCTTGCCCAAATTGCAGGG ATATTTTCAATACCAATTTTGCAAAGTTACCCGTTCATAGCGATGTTGTCCGGCATAGCCTTATACATAGTCATTAATATTGCTTCCATTCTAAAGAATATTATCTCA GTGATAACTATAACAAGTTTATTTCTTATACAAAACCGAGCAGTG GAACAACACCAAAGAGGAGCAGCTAATGGAATTTGCATGACAGCTATCTCTCTGTTCAAAGCTATTGGCCCTGCTTCTGGTGGTACAAT ATTAACTTGGTCGCAAAAGCGTCTGGATGCTACTTTTCTCCCAG GAACCCACATGGTCTTTTTCTTCCTAAATTTAGTTGAAGGATTAGGTATACTTATGATGTTCAAACCATTCCtgggaaaaaagaagaaagcaCAGTCAGATCAGTTGCACAGGGTCATTATTGAGGACAATAATAGTAGCAATTAA
- the LOC123894528 gene encoding protein ZINC INDUCED FACILITATOR-LIKE 1-like isoform X2, producing the protein MSEEHMREPSEEKKYYKDCPGCKVEQSKELNQGLSITNLFIIWAVVLCSRSSFMVGRTLTSLLWGMISDRYGRKPVIIFSVFAVVVFNTLFGLSTSFWMAVITRFLLGCLNGTIGPIKAYATEIFREEHQALGLSTVSAAWGTGLIIGPALGGYLAQPAEKYPHIFPKGSFLDKFPYFLPCFVISGVSFVVLIACLWIPETLHNHNGCNVDESIDDAVAIENGINEVDKEKTVQKNENLFMNWPLMSSIIVYCVFSLHEIAYQEVFSLWCVSPQSLGGLNFSTNDVGNVLTISGVALVIYQLSLYQYMEKACGPVGLAQIAGIFSIPILQSYPFIAMLSGIALYIVINIASILKNIISVITITSLFLIQNRAVEQHQRGAANGICMTAISLFKAIGPASGGTILTWSQKRLDATFLPGTHMVFFFLNLVEGLGILMMFKPFLGKKKKAQSDQLHRVIIEDNNSSN; encoded by the exons ATGAGTGAGGAGCATATGAGAGAGCCATcggaggaaaaaaaatactataaagaTTGTCCTGGTTGTAAGGTGGAACAATCAAAAGAGCTCAATCAAGGGCTATCCATTACTAATCTTTTCATCATATGGGCGGTAGTATTATGTTCAA GATCATCATTCATGGTTGGAAGAACATTGACATCTCTATTATGGGGAATGATTTCTGATCGCTATGGTCGAAAACCTGTTATAATTTTCAGTGTTTTTGCAGT TGTTGTATTCAACACATTATTTGGCTTAAGTACAAGTTTTTGGATGGCTGTTATCACAAGATTTCTTCTGGGATGTTTAAATGGCACAATTGGACCAATAAAG GCTTATGCTACTGAAATTTTTCGAGAAGAACACCAAGCTCTTGGACTCTCTACT GTTAGTGCAGCTTGGGGAACAGGTTTAATCATTGGACCAGCATTGGGAGGCTATTTGGCTCAA CCAGCAGAGAAATATCCACATATATTTCCAAAGGGTTCCTTCCTGGACAA GTTTCCTTATTTCTTGCCGTGCTTTGTAATATCAGGAGTTTCATTTGTAGTACTTATTGCCTGCTTGTGGATTCCG GAAACACTTCACAATCACAATGGTTGCAATGTTGATGAGTCTATAGATGATGCTGTAGCTATAGAAAATGGAATCAACGAGGTTGATAAAGAAAAGACGgtacaaaaaaatgaaaatctctTCATGAATTGGCCATTAATGTCATCTATCATTGTTTATTGTGTCTTCTCACTTCATGAGATTGCATATCAAGAG GTTTTCTCTTTGTGGTGTGTTAGTCCTCAGAGTCTAGGAGGTTTGAACTTCTCAACTAATGATGTTGGAAATGTTCTTACAATTTCAG GTGTAGCACTTGTGATCTACCAACTGAGCCTATACCAATATATGGAAAAAGCTTGTGGACCTGTTGGCCTTGCCCAAATTGCAGGG ATATTTTCAATACCAATTTTGCAAAGTTACCCGTTCATAGCGATGTTGTCCGGCATAGCCTTATACATAGTCATTAATATTGCTTCCATTCTAAAGAATATTATCTCA GTGATAACTATAACAAGTTTATTTCTTATACAAAACCGAGCAGTG GAACAACACCAAAGAGGAGCAGCTAATGGAATTTGCATGACAGCTATCTCTCTGTTCAAAGCTATTGGCCCTGCTTCTGGTGGTACAAT ATTAACTTGGTCGCAAAAGCGTCTGGATGCTACTTTTCTCCCAG GAACCCACATGGTCTTTTTCTTCCTAAATTTAGTTGAAGGATTAGGTATACTTATGATGTTCAAACCATTCCtgggaaaaaagaagaaagcaCAGTCAGATCAGTTGCACAGGGTCATTATTGAGGACAATAATAGTAGCAATTAA
- the LOC123894528 gene encoding protein ZINC INDUCED FACILITATOR-LIKE 1-like isoform X4, which translates to MVGRTLTSLLWGMISDRYGRKPVIIFSVFAVVVFNTLFGLSTSFWMAVITRFLLGCLNGTIGPIKAYATEIFREEHQALGLSTVSAAWGTGLIIGPALGGYLAQPAEKYPHIFPKGSFLDKFPYFLPCFVISGVSFVVLIACLWIPETLHNHNGCNVDESIDDAVAIENGINEVDKEKTVQKNENLFMNWPLMSSIIVYCVFSLHEIAYQEVFSLWCVSPQSLGGLNFSTNDVGNVLTISGVALVIYQLSLYQYMEKACGPVGLAQIAGIFSIPILQSYPFIAMLSGIALYIVINIASILKNIISVITITSLFLIQNRAVEQHQRGAANGICMTAISLFKAIGPASGGTILTWSQKRLDATFLPGTHMVFFFLNLVEGLGILMMFKPFLGKKKKAQSDQLHRVIIEDNNSSN; encoded by the exons ATGGTTGGAAGAACATTGACATCTCTATTATGGGGAATGATTTCTGATCGCTATGGTCGAAAACCTGTTATAATTTTCAGTGTTTTTGCAGT TGTTGTATTCAACACATTATTTGGCTTAAGTACAAGTTTTTGGATGGCTGTTATCACAAGATTTCTTCTGGGATGTTTAAATGGCACAATTGGACCAATAAAG GCTTATGCTACTGAAATTTTTCGAGAAGAACACCAAGCTCTTGGACTCTCTACT GTTAGTGCAGCTTGGGGAACAGGTTTAATCATTGGACCAGCATTGGGAGGCTATTTGGCTCAA CCAGCAGAGAAATATCCACATATATTTCCAAAGGGTTCCTTCCTGGACAA GTTTCCTTATTTCTTGCCGTGCTTTGTAATATCAGGAGTTTCATTTGTAGTACTTATTGCCTGCTTGTGGATTCCG GAAACACTTCACAATCACAATGGTTGCAATGTTGATGAGTCTATAGATGATGCTGTAGCTATAGAAAATGGAATCAACGAGGTTGATAAAGAAAAGACGgtacaaaaaaatgaaaatctctTCATGAATTGGCCATTAATGTCATCTATCATTGTTTATTGTGTCTTCTCACTTCATGAGATTGCATATCAAGAG GTTTTCTCTTTGTGGTGTGTTAGTCCTCAGAGTCTAGGAGGTTTGAACTTCTCAACTAATGATGTTGGAAATGTTCTTACAATTTCAG GTGTAGCACTTGTGATCTACCAACTGAGCCTATACCAATATATGGAAAAAGCTTGTGGACCTGTTGGCCTTGCCCAAATTGCAGGG ATATTTTCAATACCAATTTTGCAAAGTTACCCGTTCATAGCGATGTTGTCCGGCATAGCCTTATACATAGTCATTAATATTGCTTCCATTCTAAAGAATATTATCTCA GTGATAACTATAACAAGTTTATTTCTTATACAAAACCGAGCAGTG GAACAACACCAAAGAGGAGCAGCTAATGGAATTTGCATGACAGCTATCTCTCTGTTCAAAGCTATTGGCCCTGCTTCTGGTGGTACAAT ATTAACTTGGTCGCAAAAGCGTCTGGATGCTACTTTTCTCCCAG GAACCCACATGGTCTTTTTCTTCCTAAATTTAGTTGAAGGATTAGGTATACTTATGATGTTCAAACCATTCCtgggaaaaaagaagaaagcaCAGTCAGATCAGTTGCACAGGGTCATTATTGAGGACAATAATAGTAGCAATTAA